One genomic region from Thermoleptolyngbya sichuanensis A183 encodes:
- a CDS encoding ferritin-like domain-containing protein, whose amino-acid sequence MTVVYPRKLQSSLGSLSARDVMKQVVRDRDIHLITLNRYRYSEQRSCKDLTTLIEQLDGKPAELVKDLSRHVSDEARHAMWLTDLLVDLGSSVGTPPGMSYIEEFERLLDQESPSPESLDDFVISSLAAINVTEKRGCEYFSGHIHALKQAPQTEENVKIRETLERILPEEAAHVRWGNRWLAQMADKSPEHRAKVEHAKRKHAAIEQAAFESGMDITAGAELRRVGHLLDIANTLPAWQRPQYLMERLPQSLLSPDLQRTRLDAIQRVWNRDPQAFVERFVPMFLSGLTRDVNGKKPQPNKASAANAAAN is encoded by the coding sequence ATGACAGTCGTTTACCCCCGCAAGCTGCAAAGCTCCCTGGGCAGCCTCAGCGCCCGTGACGTGATGAAACAAGTGGTTCGAGATCGCGACATACACCTGATCACGCTCAATCGCTATCGCTACAGCGAACAGCGGAGTTGCAAAGACCTGACTACCTTGATCGAACAACTGGATGGGAAGCCCGCCGAACTGGTCAAAGACCTATCGCGGCATGTGTCGGACGAAGCTCGCCACGCCATGTGGCTGACAGATTTGCTGGTAGACCTGGGCAGCAGCGTAGGCACGCCCCCCGGTATGTCCTACATCGAAGAATTTGAGCGGTTGCTCGATCAGGAGTCGCCTAGCCCTGAGAGCCTGGATGACTTTGTGATTTCATCGTTGGCGGCCATTAACGTGACCGAAAAGCGCGGCTGTGAATACTTTTCGGGTCATATCCACGCCCTCAAGCAAGCACCGCAGACCGAGGAAAACGTCAAGATTCGGGAAACCCTGGAGCGCATTCTGCCTGAAGAAGCCGCCCACGTCCGCTGGGGCAACCGCTGGCTAGCCCAAATGGCTGACAAAAGCCCGGAGCATCGCGCCAAGGTCGAACACGCCAAACGCAAACACGCCGCGATTGAGCAAGCTGCGTTTGAGTCGGGCATGGACATTACCGCCGGGGCTGAGCTGCGTCGGGTGGGTCATTTGCTGGATATTGCCAACACCCTGCCCGCGTGGCAGCGCCCGCAATATCTGATGGAGCGCCTGCCCCAAAGCCTGCTGTCGCCCGACCTCCAGCGCACCCGCCTCGACGCGATCCAGCGAGTCTGGAACCGCGATCCGCAGGCATTTGTGGAACGGTTTGTGCCGATGTTCCTGAGCGGGCTGACGCGGGATGTCAATGGCAAGAAGCCGCAGCCTAACAAGGCTAGTGCTGCCAACGCTGCGGCCAATTAG
- a CDS encoding ATP-binding protein, with translation MKTELHIPSDLKFLQVVENWLLNSLELELGDLVDWSHQSNRLRLVLVEAYSNVVRHAHRNQPNLPVLIRLELIDRDIHLEIWDHGQGYDLSTYLPPAPDDMQDGGYGWLILNRLMDKVEYRLQVSGRNCLKLQATLPEKAGVEG, from the coding sequence ATGAAAACCGAGTTGCATATTCCCAGCGACCTGAAGTTTTTGCAAGTAGTCGAAAACTGGCTGCTCAATTCGCTGGAGCTAGAACTGGGCGATTTGGTGGACTGGAGCCATCAGTCGAATCGGCTGCGGCTGGTGCTAGTGGAGGCCTACTCCAACGTCGTGCGCCACGCCCACCGCAACCAGCCCAATCTGCCCGTACTGATTCGCCTAGAGCTAATCGATCGAGATATCCACCTGGAAATCTGGGATCATGGCCAGGGCTACGACCTTTCCACCTATCTGCCGCCTGCCCCAGATGATATGCAGGATGGCGGCTATGGCTGGCTGATTTTGAATCGCCTGATGGACAAGGTAGAATACCGCCTCCAGGTAAGCGGGCGCAATTGCCTAAAGTTGCAAGCGACCCTACCAGAAAAAGCGGGGGTGGAAGGGTAG
- a CDS encoding SpoIIE family protein phosphatase produces MVVDDEADNLDLLYRTFRRDFQVFRADSALDALNLLDQVGEMGIIISDQRMPKMNGTEFLSHVARQFPDTIRILLTGYTDVEDLVNAINAGKVFKYITKPWNPEDLMTVVQQAADTYRVVKQRTNELHRALRRESIFNKVSTATRESLDYQSMMQRIVEVLGQTFGATCVLHPVEQDTEGVIGDDGNTYRLLPNLFSFGHASGEVAKAPVLPNDALLAALQSRRVQLSESDEQETRLALPLIYQQELLAIASLHRQGQAIAWSEEDLDLIQEVAERVALAISQAKLYQRIQRQTEQMQAELAVARQIQTNLLRQSLPELDTAKIQACCHPAREVGGDFFEVYEHPQGDLWLGVGDVSGKGVPAALFMASAISVLRREIYQESPPDPAQVMQNLNRSLMDDLVSNNCFITMALARYSPATQELVYANAGHIYPMVWSVNKPSAEPLYLKERGVPLGILPVWKAIAGRLTLNPGDLLLLTSDGITEATLAHPHAAGNSLMLGQPGLWELLKQQPQPLDLSKLLSCIQSQSHAQEDDQTILSLEVL; encoded by the coding sequence ATGGTGGTAGACGACGAAGCCGACAACCTGGATCTGCTATACCGCACGTTTCGGCGCGACTTTCAGGTGTTTCGAGCAGACAGCGCCCTGGATGCGCTCAACCTGCTGGATCAGGTGGGTGAAATGGGCATCATTATTTCCGACCAGCGGATGCCCAAGATGAACGGCACCGAGTTTCTCAGCCATGTCGCCCGCCAGTTTCCCGATACGATTCGGATTCTGCTTACGGGCTATACCGATGTCGAGGATTTGGTAAACGCGATCAACGCGGGCAAGGTGTTCAAATATATCACCAAACCCTGGAACCCAGAAGACCTGATGACCGTGGTGCAGCAGGCCGCCGATACCTATCGCGTGGTCAAACAACGCACCAACGAGCTGCATCGCGCCCTGCGGCGGGAGTCCATTTTCAATAAAGTTTCCACGGCAACCCGCGAATCGCTGGACTACCAGAGCATGATGCAGCGGATCGTAGAGGTGCTGGGGCAAACCTTTGGGGCAACCTGCGTGCTGCATCCGGTAGAGCAGGACACAGAGGGCGTAATAGGCGACGACGGCAACACCTATCGCCTGCTGCCCAACCTATTCAGCTTTGGCCATGCCTCTGGCGAGGTCGCAAAAGCCCCGGTTCTGCCAAATGATGCGCTGCTGGCCGCTTTGCAGAGCCGTCGGGTGCAGCTTTCGGAATCAGACGAGCAAGAGACCCGGCTGGCGCTGCCGCTGATCTATCAGCAGGAATTGTTGGCGATCGCCAGCCTCCACCGCCAGGGACAGGCGATCGCCTGGTCAGAAGAAGATCTTGACCTAATTCAGGAAGTGGCAGAACGAGTCGCCCTGGCTATTTCCCAGGCCAAGCTGTATCAGCGCATCCAGCGACAAACCGAGCAAATGCAGGCAGAACTGGCCGTCGCTCGTCAAATCCAGACCAACCTGCTGCGCCAGAGCTTGCCCGAACTGGACACCGCCAAAATTCAGGCTTGTTGCCACCCAGCGCGGGAGGTCGGCGGCGACTTTTTCGAGGTTTACGAGCATCCCCAGGGCGACCTCTGGCTGGGCGTAGGAGATGTGTCGGGCAAGGGCGTTCCGGCAGCTCTGTTTATGGCTAGCGCTATTTCGGTGCTGCGGCGCGAAATTTATCAGGAAAGCCCGCCCGATCCGGCTCAGGTCATGCAAAACCTAAACCGCAGCCTGATGGATGATCTGGTGAGCAACAACTGCTTTATCACGATGGCGCTGGCCCGCTACAGCCCCGCCACGCAAGAATTGGTGTATGCCAATGCAGGGCACATCTACCCGATGGTTTGGTCGGTTAACAAGCCATCGGCTGAACCGCTATATCTAAAAGAAAGGGGGGTGCCGTTGGGCATCTTGCCCGTGTGGAAGGCGATCGCCGGCCGGCTGACGCTAAACCCAGGCGACCTGCTGCTCCTCACCAGCGACGGCATCACCGAAGCCACCCTCGCTCACCCACACGCTGCTGGCAACAGCCTGATGCTCGGCCAGCCAGGTCTTTGGGAACTGCTAAAACAACAGCCCCAACCACTTGATTTATCCAAACTGCTTTCCTGCATACAGTCACAAAGCCATGCCCAGGAAGATGACCAAACCATACTCTCGCTGGAGGTTCTGTAG
- a CDS encoding adenylate/guanylate cyclase domain-containing protein, whose amino-acid sequence MPLLYYLPDERCVETEETDTILASSLYAGIPHIHVCGGSARCSTCRVWVLEGLEYCSPRNDAEDGLAKRLCFDPKMRLACQTQVLGEGKVTVRRLVVDAEDMSLVEQQLSGQRSAIGEEQMLAVLFADLRGFTAFAEVLPAYDVIYVLNRYFSRMGQIIERYGGIINNYMGDGFMALFGWNCPDRPVERAVRAALDMQTAMEAFNAYLETLYQRQLKIGIGIHYGSVVVGAVGASPKSQQITAIGDTVNLASRIEAANKAVGTSLLVSEAVYQQVQPLVSLGRQCDMSLPGKSGEYRLYEVIDIAPDATGAIALLAQSCQPQKPSRFRRVWVWLRQLGRRMIGVGE is encoded by the coding sequence ATGCCCCTGCTCTACTATCTCCCCGACGAGCGCTGCGTCGAAACCGAGGAAACCGACACGATCCTCGCCTCCTCGCTCTATGCAGGTATTCCGCATATCCATGTGTGCGGCGGCAGTGCCCGCTGCTCCACTTGTCGAGTGTGGGTACTGGAAGGTCTGGAATACTGTTCCCCGCGCAACGATGCCGAAGATGGTCTGGCCAAGCGCCTTTGCTTTGACCCGAAGATGCGCCTGGCCTGCCAAACCCAAGTCCTGGGCGAGGGCAAGGTCACGGTGCGGCGACTGGTAGTGGATGCCGAAGACATGTCGCTGGTCGAGCAGCAGCTAAGCGGGCAGCGCAGCGCTATTGGCGAGGAGCAAATGCTGGCGGTTCTCTTTGCGGACTTGCGGGGCTTTACTGCTTTTGCGGAAGTATTGCCCGCCTACGACGTGATTTACGTGCTGAACCGCTATTTCAGCCGCATGGGGCAAATCATCGAACGCTACGGTGGCATCATCAATAACTACATGGGCGATGGATTCATGGCGCTATTTGGCTGGAACTGTCCTGATCGCCCGGTGGAGCGAGCCGTCCGCGCCGCGTTAGACATGCAAACTGCAATGGAAGCATTTAACGCCTACCTGGAAACGCTCTATCAGCGCCAGCTCAAAATTGGCATTGGCATTCACTACGGCTCGGTGGTGGTGGGTGCGGTGGGCGCGTCTCCCAAGAGCCAGCAAATTACCGCCATTGGCGACACGGTGAATCTGGCCAGCCGGATTGAAGCCGCCAACAAAGCGGTGGGGACTAGTCTCCTCGTTTCCGAGGCAGTCTATCAACAGGTGCAGCCGCTGGTCAGCTTGGGTCGCCAGTGCGACATGTCGCTCCCTGGCAAGAGCGGCGAATATCGACTGTATGAAGTGATCGACATTGCGCCCGATGCCACCGGGGCGATCGCCCTCCTGGCGCAATCCTGCCAACCCCAAAAGCCCTCCCGCTTCCGACGGGTATGGGTCTGGCTGCGTCAGCTAGGGAGACGGATGATCGGCGTGGGAGAATAG
- a CDS encoding DUF1643 domain-containing protein translates to MAARQVFYVKDVKDAHTLQTTQPAVQPSVQPEIQPAGATFDPSGRYRYALWRMWDFAAPRVVFVMLNPSTADAERNDPTIRRCIGLAKAWGHGGLEVVNLFAYRTTRPQDLKQVDDPIGEAGDRPLITAAERAAQIILAWGNGGSLYQRDRAVLALLSGYPLHCLGLTQQQQPRHPLYVPGGTLPICYSPPSECTKD, encoded by the coding sequence ATGGCAGCGCGTCAAGTGTTTTATGTAAAAGATGTAAAAGACGCTCACACACTGCAAACCACTCAGCCAGCCGTTCAGCCATCTGTCCAGCCAGAGATTCAGCCAGCAGGGGCAACCTTTGACCCGTCGGGGCGCTATCGCTACGCGCTGTGGCGTATGTGGGATTTTGCTGCTCCTCGCGTGGTGTTTGTCATGCTCAATCCCAGCACGGCCGATGCCGAGCGCAACGACCCAACGATTCGCCGCTGCATTGGGCTGGCAAAAGCTTGGGGCCATGGCGGGCTGGAGGTGGTGAATCTGTTTGCCTATCGGACAACGCGGCCCCAAGACCTGAAGCAGGTGGATGATCCGATTGGGGAGGCGGGCGATCGCCCCCTCATCACCGCTGCCGAACGAGCAGCTCAGATTATTCTCGCTTGGGGCAACGGGGGATCGCTCTATCAGCGCGATCGCGCTGTGCTGGCACTGTTGTCGGGCTATCCGCTTCATTGCCTGGGCCTCACCCAGCAGCAACAGCCCCGCCACCCGCTCTACGTACCCGGCGGAACCCTCCCCATCTGCTATTCGCCACCCAGCGAATGTACCAAAGACTGA
- a CDS encoding glycosyltransferase family 10 domain-containing protein, which produces MGSVTIGMISSYADLRPPPWDWLWRQSPHPFGLWKGIQVLANCPNPDGLLLYNFHDFPRDAADDAAPAGRFRWPWRKAQSSNAGQVREFQQKVRSLSPEQILFSYREPPFPEKQQARIDTYRRAQQWCGVVSGPDDFAPVSEPMPAIWYVSQPFDYLQAAPPPAKLRPCSWITSGIDRTANHRHRLDFLRRLQASDVPFDLYGRGLPDWAQVNRGQIRTFGPVADKWHAIAPYTYNLAIENFADNEWYVSEKLWDALLAWSLPIYYGGSAADRLLPSGSFLRLPSLDERGIAYIRNITATPEAWYAAKEAIAEARQVILHELNLLNWLAVRAEALGIRA; this is translated from the coding sequence ATGGGCAGTGTCACCATTGGCATGATCAGCAGCTATGCTGACCTCCGTCCGCCGCCGTGGGACTGGCTGTGGCGGCAGAGTCCGCACCCCTTTGGGCTGTGGAAGGGAATTCAGGTGTTGGCGAATTGCCCCAATCCCGACGGGCTGCTGCTGTATAACTTCCACGACTTTCCCCGCGACGCGGCTGACGACGCTGCACCAGCAGGAAGGTTTCGCTGGCCGTGGCGGAAGGCGCAGTCCAGCAATGCGGGGCAGGTCAGAGAATTTCAGCAGAAAGTGCGATCGCTCTCCCCCGAACAAATTCTGTTTTCCTACCGGGAGCCGCCCTTTCCCGAAAAGCAACAGGCGCGAATCGACACCTATCGACGGGCGCAGCAGTGGTGCGGCGTGGTGTCTGGGCCCGACGACTTTGCACCCGTGTCGGAACCTATGCCTGCTATCTGGTATGTGTCGCAGCCGTTTGACTATTTGCAAGCCGCGCCGCCGCCCGCAAAGCTCCGCCCCTGTAGCTGGATCACGTCGGGCATCGACCGCACAGCCAATCATCGCCATCGGCTAGATTTCCTGCGGCGGCTGCAAGCCAGTGACGTGCCCTTTGACCTGTACGGGCGGGGCTTGCCAGACTGGGCGCAGGTGAACCGGGGGCAGATCCGCACGTTTGGCCCGGTGGCGGATAAATGGCACGCGATCGCCCCTTACACCTACAACCTGGCGATTGAAAACTTTGCCGACAACGAGTGGTACGTGAGCGAGAAGCTGTGGGATGCCCTGCTAGCTTGGAGTTTGCCGATTTATTACGGCGGTAGCGCGGCAGATCGGCTGCTGCCCTCTGGCAGTTTTTTGCGGCTGCCCAGCCTGGATGAGCGTGGCATTGCCTACATCCGCAACATCACTGCCACGCCGGAAGCTTGGTACGCTGCAAAGGAGGCGATCGCCGAAGCGCGTCAGGTTATTCTGCATGAGTTGAACTTGTTAAACTGGCTGGCAGTGAGGGCAGAAGCGTTAGGGATTCGGGCTTAG
- a CDS encoding Npun_R2821/Npun_R2822 family protein encodes MDGIYTLANDVVCNQLVALLNSIEVHAGREMPVAVIAYDNRLTNVQAAIAPRPQVMLLDDPALFAPWEAFSRQVWQRHPTAIATWRKKGIADVYRLTSNRRYAAFDGRAPFDRFLYLDADTLLLNSPQIFFAALDSHSLVTYDFQHKDPSHIFDVTASKLPEVFSPAEIHRAIFCAGCFAGRRGAFSAEQRDWLLQHLAAGEAEILYPNAPNQSVLNYMAMRLAQRESASFSIHNLALHLPPEQATGNSVTSSHFVEQAGRVYDRGHPLTYLHYIGLPADLFNQLCSGRNVDFPYRETFLHYRYLYEPEKQPESRGKRVLAKPGVVKRILKKLRLAFG; translated from the coding sequence ATGGACGGCATTTATACGCTGGCGAATGATGTCGTGTGCAACCAACTGGTGGCGCTGCTGAACAGCATTGAGGTTCATGCAGGGCGCGAGATGCCCGTGGCGGTGATTGCCTACGACAACCGTCTGACGAATGTGCAGGCGGCGATCGCCCCTCGTCCGCAGGTGATGCTGCTGGATGATCCGGCGCTGTTTGCCCCGTGGGAGGCGTTTTCGCGACAGGTGTGGCAGAGGCATCCAACGGCGATCGCCACCTGGCGCAAGAAGGGCATTGCTGATGTCTATCGACTCACCTCCAACCGACGCTATGCGGCGTTTGATGGGCGTGCGCCGTTCGACCGATTTCTTTATCTAGATGCCGATACGCTGCTGCTCAATTCACCCCAAATCTTCTTTGCAGCGCTCGATTCCCATTCGCTTGTCACCTACGACTTTCAGCACAAAGATCCGTCACACATTTTTGATGTGACTGCTTCAAAATTGCCAGAAGTGTTTAGCCCCGCTGAGATTCATCGCGCTATCTTTTGTGCAGGGTGCTTTGCGGGTAGACGGGGTGCATTTTCGGCAGAACAGCGCGACTGGCTATTGCAGCACCTTGCCGCAGGAGAAGCAGAAATCCTCTATCCCAATGCGCCCAATCAGTCAGTTTTGAACTACATGGCCATGCGGCTTGCTCAGCGTGAAAGCGCATCGTTTTCAATTCATAACCTGGCACTGCATTTGCCCCCTGAACAGGCAACAGGAAATTCCGTCACCTCCAGCCATTTTGTTGAGCAAGCGGGCCGGGTTTACGATCGCGGACATCCGCTGACTTACTTGCATTACATTGGGCTACCTGCCGATCTGTTCAATCAACTTTGTAGCGGCAGAAATGTGGATTTTCCCTACCGAGAAACCTTCTTGCACTATCGCTATTTGTATGAACCAGAAAAGCAGCCGGAGTCCCGTGGTAAGAGGGTTTTGGCAAAGCCTGGGGTCGTGAAACGAATCTTGAAAAAGTTGCGGCTAGCGTTTGGATAG
- a CDS encoding Npun_R2821/Npun_R2822 family protein, whose product MNKPKEQDQDHQDQVYILGNDRVLDQAIALLNSIRLYDPETPVVLIPYNDKYKEAAAVLGDRFGVTLFPDLTILEWLDATIEETFGSDFFTRPQQFRKQAAWFGKPGRFLYIDTDIVVFERIIAVLEHLQTYDFICCDYQHRGGIQNVFTPAILEAPGFSESVLAEIFNCGFWGSKTGLISASDLEAVFAECAAHPDYFDFSQKTSDQPIINYLVLKQISNRFNLVHRSGGAPGNWAGSKFRQRDWRLFDPNMNQPLQYLHWAGFRLQPGCPYWALWQHYRDLNDWNESKLRSPRSPKFRFRLPWQS is encoded by the coding sequence ATGAATAAACCAAAGGAGCAAGATCAGGATCATCAGGATCAAGTTTATATTTTGGGCAATGATCGCGTGCTGGATCAGGCGATCGCCCTGCTCAACAGCATTCGGCTCTATGATCCTGAAACGCCCGTCGTGCTGATTCCCTACAACGACAAATATAAAGAGGCAGCGGCGGTTTTGGGCGATCGCTTTGGAGTGACGCTGTTTCCCGATTTGACCATTTTGGAATGGCTGGATGCCACGATTGAGGAAACCTTTGGCAGCGATTTTTTTACACGGCCGCAGCAGTTTCGCAAGCAGGCGGCATGGTTTGGAAAACCCGGTCGATTTCTCTATATCGACACCGATATTGTGGTGTTTGAACGCATTATTGCGGTTTTAGAGCATTTGCAGACTTACGACTTTATCTGCTGCGACTATCAGCATCGCGGCGGCATTCAAAATGTGTTTACTCCGGCGATTCTAGAGGCTCCAGGGTTTAGCGAAAGCGTCCTGGCGGAAATCTTTAATTGTGGCTTCTGGGGCAGCAAAACCGGGCTGATTTCTGCCTCAGACTTGGAAGCTGTCTTTGCAGAATGTGCGGCTCATCCTGATTATTTCGACTTTAGCCAAAAAACGTCCGATCAGCCGATTATTAATTATCTAGTGCTAAAGCAAATTTCCAATCGGTTTAACCTGGTGCATCGATCCGGCGGCGCACCGGGAAACTGGGCCGGCAGCAAGTTTCGCCAGCGGGATTGGCGGCTGTTCGACCCGAACATGAATCAGCCGCTGCAATATTTGCACTGGGCTGGCTTCCGACTCCAGCCGGGGTGTCCCTACTGGGCGCTGTGGCAGCACTACCGCGACTTGAATGACTGGAATGAGTCGAAACTGCGATCGCCCAGATCGCCCAAATTTCGGTTCCGCCTGCCCTGGCAATCCTAG
- a CDS encoding HlyD family efflux transporter periplasmic adaptor subunit, whose translation MTQTSPRHNGNGAANGSAKTPIQPEETELVLVSPDEETGTQLPSQKQVRAQAFDQPVILQQTSLWSKLVVGGIIGVTSAVLLWAAVARIEEAVPATGKLEPGDRVQEIQAPVGGVVQEILVEEGERVRQGQVLIRFDPTAAAAQRRSLEQVRDSYLAENQFYRSALSGISLEPSNQPQSIPPEMRALLTNRATLASETALFRAQVYGGNGSFSDEERIRLSASQLEAQSRAAAAQLEVAQLQQQLIQTQEQLSTARQTLAIDEGILRDIEPLAEQGALSRIQMLRQRQQMMDRRAEVNRLTLEQQRLSLAVDQARQRLSNTVATTSTDLLARVADNEKRIADIDSQINRAIVDNERRIAEINSQLSQTELTLKYQELRAPIDGVVFDLKARGIGFVANTSEPILKVVPTDNLLAEVYITNKDIGFVSEGLPVDVRIDSFPFSEFGDIKGEVVNIGEDALPPDQIYPFYRFPAKIRLDSQTLKVNGREIPLQSGMAVTANIITRDRTVLSIFTDLFSRRIESIKTVR comes from the coding sequence ATGACTCAGACCTCCCCCAGACACAACGGAAACGGAGCCGCCAACGGTTCTGCCAAGACTCCGATTCAGCCGGAGGAGACGGAACTGGTGCTGGTATCCCCGGACGAAGAAACAGGAACCCAGTTGCCATCGCAAAAGCAGGTACGGGCCCAGGCGTTTGACCAGCCCGTGATCTTGCAGCAGACCTCGCTGTGGTCAAAGCTGGTGGTCGGCGGCATCATCGGCGTGACTTCGGCAGTGCTGCTGTGGGCCGCCGTGGCGCGGATTGAGGAAGCAGTGCCTGCGACGGGCAAGCTAGAACCGGGCGATCGCGTTCAGGAGATACAGGCTCCTGTGGGCGGCGTGGTTCAGGAAATTTTGGTAGAAGAAGGCGAGCGAGTCCGGCAAGGACAGGTTCTCATCCGCTTTGACCCGACGGCCGCCGCAGCCCAGCGCCGTTCGTTGGAGCAGGTGCGCGATTCCTACTTAGCCGAAAACCAGTTCTACCGTAGCGCCCTCAGTGGCATCTCTCTAGAGCCATCCAACCAGCCCCAGAGCATTCCCCCCGAAATGCGGGCGCTGCTGACCAACCGCGCTACCCTTGCCTCGGAGACAGCGCTCTTTCGGGCGCAGGTCTATGGCGGAAATGGCAGCTTTTCTGACGAAGAGCGGATTCGCCTGTCGGCAAGCCAGCTTGAGGCACAGTCTCGCGCCGCCGCCGCCCAGCTTGAAGTGGCCCAGCTCCAGCAGCAGTTAATCCAAACCCAGGAGCAGCTTTCCACCGCCCGCCAAACGCTGGCCATCGACGAAGGCATTTTGCGCGATATCGAGCCGCTTGCGGAACAAGGGGCACTCTCACGGATTCAAATGCTGCGACAGCGCCAGCAGATGATGGATCGTAGGGCAGAGGTGAATCGGCTCACGCTAGAACAGCAGCGGTTGAGTTTAGCAGTGGATCAGGCTCGTCAGCGCCTTTCCAACACCGTCGCCACGACTAGCACCGACCTGCTTGCCCGAGTTGCCGACAACGAAAAGCGGATTGCAGATATTGACAGCCAGATTAACCGGGCGATCGTAGACAACGAGCGCCGCATCGCCGAAATCAACAGCCAGCTTAGCCAGACCGAACTCACGCTGAAATATCAGGAGCTTCGCGCCCCCATTGATGGGGTGGTGTTTGACCTGAAGGCGCGGGGCATTGGCTTTGTGGCTAATACGAGCGAGCCGATCCTGAAAGTCGTGCCCACAGATAACCTGCTGGCTGAGGTCTATATCACCAACAAAGACATTGGCTTTGTTAGCGAGGGGCTGCCTGTAGACGTGCGAATCGACTCTTTCCCCTTCAGCGAATTTGGCGACATCAAGGGAGAAGTGGTGAATATCGGCGAAGATGCGCTGCCTCCAGACCAGATTTACCCCTTCTATCGGTTTCCTGCCAAGATTCGGCTGGATAGCCAGACCTTGAAGGTGAATGGCAGAGAAATTCCGCTCCAGTCGGGGATGGCGGTAACGGCTAACATCATTACGCGCGATCGCACGGTGTTGAGCATCTTCACTGACCTGTTCTCGCGCCGCATCGAGAGCATCAAAACCGTCCGCTAG